GCGAGCGCGTACGACGCCTGTGGCGCAGCATCGCCCGCATCGCCGTGCCGAGCATGGCCTGGATCACCGGCGCGGTGCTCCTGACCGACTTCTACGACCCCGCCAACGCCCTGCTGCTCAACACCCTCCTCGACCAGGGCAACGACCGCTTCGACTGGGCCTACTGGTTCGTGGAGGCCCTCGTCTACTTCCTGATCGCCCTGGCCCTTCTCATGGCCGTACCGCTCGTGGACCGGCTGGAGCGGCGCTACGCGTTCGGCGTGCCGCTGGCGGTCATGGCCATCAGCCTGGTCGGCCGTTACGACCTGCTCGACCTGGCGTCCGCTCGTCCCCAGCTGAGCCCTTCGGTGGTCTTCTGGCTGTTCGCCCTGGGGTGGGCGGCCGCACGTGCGGACACCGTCCGGCAACGGGTCCTGCTGACGGCGGTCCTGCTGCTCACCGTGCCCGGCCTGTTCCAGGACCAGCCCCTGCGCACGGCCCTCGTCATCGCCGGGCTGGGGCTGCTGATCTGGGTGCCGGTCCTGCCCAGCCTCGGCCCGCTCAGCGCGCTGGCGGGCGTCCTGGCGAGCAGCTCGCTGTACATCTACCTGACGCACTACCAGCTCTACCCCTACCTCCAGGAGGACTTCCCGCTCACCGCCCTGTTCGCCTCGCTGGCACTCGGAGTCGGCTACGCGGCGGTCGTGACCCGGGTTGCGCGAGCCGCCCGGTGGCTGTGACGACGGTTCGCCGCCCAGGCGCGACCGCCGGCCTGCGAGTTGGGCTGCCTGCAGTCCTGCCTGCCCGCGCCTGAGGATCACAGAAGGGCGCAGGCGCACGGCGAGGGTGGCTTCACGCTGGCGTGTCGGACAGGGTCCGTCTCAGACAACCAAGTTTGAAAGGGGCTGTTCGAGCGGTCGTGGCCCCGACGCTGGGAGTGGTGGTGAGGCTACTCGGCCCGCCACCAGCCCTGTCCGACATGCCAGTCCCTCACCCAGTGCAGGAAATCGCCCCCCGGCAGAGCGGAGAGGGAGTCGGCATAGGGTGTGGCGCATCCGTCTCTGAGCCACCAGACCCGACCGCGTTGCGGCCCGGTCACCACCAGCGTCCAGTACTCACCGGACCTGTCGCTGCCCAGCA
The Streptomyces tuirus genome window above contains:
- a CDS encoding acyltransferase family protein is translated as MSLRLEEALGRLPADWHTRTIRDLRTLIAPVPQTPDARGGSVPRPGRGLRRALHTWTSPDSWRTRRTVETGVVLRAVGIVLIVGSHVRVFDIKGFAHILLGVAGYNFARFLLTDAPRRERVRRLWRSIARIAVPSMAWITGAVLLTDFYDPANALLLNTLLDQGNDRFDWAYWFVEALVYFLIALALLMAVPLVDRLERRYAFGVPLAVMAISLVGRYDLLDLASARPQLSPSVVFWLFALGWAAARADTVRQRVLLTAVLLLTVPGLFQDQPLRTALVIAGLGLLIWVPVLPSLGPLSALAGVLASSSLYIYLTHYQLYPYLQEDFPLTALFASLALGVGYAAVVTRVARAARWL